The Bubalus bubalis isolate 160015118507 breed Murrah chromosome 1, NDDB_SH_1, whole genome shotgun sequence genome includes a region encoding these proteins:
- the TAGLN3 gene encoding transgelin-3 translates to MANRGPSYGLSREVQEKIEQKYDADLENKLVDWIILQCAEDIEHPPPGRAHFQKWLMDGTVLCKLINSLYPPGQEPIPKISESKMAFKQMEQISQFLKAAEIYGVRTTDIFQTVDLWEGKDMAAVQRTLMALGSVAVTKDDGCYRGEPSWFHRKAQQNRRGFSEEQLRQGQNVIGLQMGSNKGASQAGMTGYGMPRQIM, encoded by the exons ATGGCTAACAGGGGTCCGAGCTACGGCTTAAGCCGAGAGGTGCAGGAGAAGATCGAGCAGAAGTACGACGCGGACCTGGAGAACAAGCTGGTGGACTGGATCATCCTTCAGTGTGCCGAGGACATAGAGCACCCGCCCCCGGGCAGGGCCCATTTTCAGAAATGGTTGATGGACGGAACG GTCTTGTGCAAGCTGATAAACAGTTTATACCCACCAGGACAAGAGCCCATTCCCAAGATCTCAGAGTCCAAGATGGCTTTTAAGCAGATGGAGCAGATCTCCCAGTTCCTAAAAGCTGCGGAGATCTATGGTGTCAGGACCACCGACATTTTTCAGACCGTGGATCTCTGGGAAG GAAAGGACATGGCGGCCGTGCAGAGGACCCTGATGGCTCTGGGCAGTGTTGCTGTCACCAAGGATGATGGCTGTTACCGGGGAGAACCGTCTTGGTTTCACAG GAAAGCCCAGCAGAATCGGAGAGGATTTTCCGAGGAGCAGCTTCGCCAGGGACAGAACGTAATAGGCCTACAGATGGGCAGCAACAAGGGAGCCTCCCAGGCAGGCATGACCGGGTATGGAATGCCCAGGCAGATAATGTAA